A portion of the Tiliqua scincoides isolate rTilSci1 chromosome 3, rTilSci1.hap2, whole genome shotgun sequence genome contains these proteins:
- the ZBTB21 gene encoding zinc finger and BTB domain-containing protein 21 isoform X1, with product MEGLLHYINPAHAISLLSALNEERLKGQLCDVVLIVGDQKFRAHKNVLTASSEYFQTLFTKKENESQSVFQLDFCEPDTFDNVLNYIYSSSLFVEKSSLAAVQEVGYSLGISFLTNIVSKSPQVPLPACPIKKILFQEEDESSSQKRSVIVCQSKNEAQGKNVGQIPHDISHNSVPLSSVAVKTKRPHMTQSTEFLHSLSLNERRWLKDSSLRYSKSHEPSGALDDQSRAKRNTILTQKTFTNKEVVADEPGGSDQLLRGKAAEVPLKRPCLPVLSPCSSSESTFLLRETGKGAGTGEDRNLLYYSKLGLVIPSRVTGPESQSVDRSGPLVKSLLRRSLSMDSQVPVYSPSVDFKPSHGSSVMNAQGRTLNVIAQKSSAKESSEMTAPDDKVMHPHRLRSFSASQSTDRELTSPIREIRIKTEPSSPLADPSEIIRITVGDTSSPANKSHSFKTEDDHRDLSRLPAKRRFQADRRLPLKKIKVDEHASLESEDNFEENSNSTPLDPDFPDSDTSKDEYGELEETRPNKKFKCKHCLKIFRSTAGLHRHINMYHNPEKPYACDICHKRFHTNFKVWTHCQTQHGIVKNPSPASSSHAILDEKFQRKLIDIVREREIKKALIVKLRRGKPGFQGQAASQAQQVIKRNLRSRTRGAYICTYCGKAYRFLSQFKQHIKMHPGEKSVGGNKFLKPKEDTCIESPIENKKVYHCRLCNAKLSSLIEQGNHERLCRNATVCPYCSLRFSSLELKHDHEVTCEYKKLTCLECMRTFKSSFSIWRHQVEVHNQNTMAPTENFSLPVLEHNGEVSSASRLHSQLEPNKMNNFVAAKEDSVFSDSSEQINFDSEDSSCLPEDHSLSKQFKIQIKEEPVDDLEEEGSEATRESNEAVTNKDAGLWPCEKCGKIFTVHKQLERHQELLCSVKPFICHVCNKAFRTNFRLWSHFQSHMAHAAEEPVHKEPEMCVPANSPSPPPLPPPPPLPKIQPLEPDSPTGIPETPSATEKLFVPQESDTLFYHAPPLSAITFKRQYMCKLCHRTFKTAFSLWSHEQTHN from the coding sequence ATGGAGGGACTCTTGCATTACATAAATCCAGCACATGCTATTTCTCTTCTAAGTGCTTTAAATGAGGAACGTCTGAAAGGGCAACTCTGTGATGTTGTTCTTATAGTGGGAGACCAAAAATTTCGAGCTCATAAAAATGTTCTGACTGCCAGTAGCGAATATTTTCAGACTCTCTTCACTAAAAAAGAAAATGAGTCTCAATCAGTGTTTCAGCTTGACTTCTGTGAACCAGATACTTTTGATAATGTATTAAACTACATTTACTCATCATCCCTGTTTGTTGAGAAAAGCAGCCTTGCTGCTGTGCAAGAAGTGGGGTACAGTCTTGGAATTTCCTTTCTTACTAACATTGTTTCTAAAAGTCCTCAAGTTCCTTTGCCTGCATGTCCTATTAAGAAAATATTGTTCCAAGAGGAAGATGAAAGCAGCTCTCAGAAAAGAAGTGTCATAGTTTGTCAGAGCAAGAATGAAGCACAGGGAAAAAATGTGGGTCAAATCCCACATGACATAAGCCATAATTCTGTACCTTTGTCTTCAGTTGCTGTCAAAACTAAGCGGCCACACATGACACAGTCAACTGAGTTTCTACATAGCCTGTCGCTAAATGAACGGAGATGGTTAAAAGACAGTTCTTTAAGATACTCCAAGTCCCATGAACCTTCAGGTGCACTGGATGACCAAAGTAGAGCTAAAAGAAACACAATATTGACTCAGAAAACTTTTACAAACAAGGAAGTGGTAGCAGATGAACCAGGAGGGAGTGATCAGCTCCTAAGAGGAAAGGCAGCAGAAGTACCCTTGAAAAGGCCATGTCTACCAGTCCTGTCTCCATGTAGCTCATCAGAATCCACATTTTTGTTGAGGGAGACAGGAAAAGGAGCTGGTACTGGGGAAGACAGGAATTTGCTGTACTATTCAAAATTAGGATTAGTCATCCCATCTAGGGTGACTGGTCCTGAAAGCCAAAGTGTTGATAGGAGTGGACCACTTGTAAAAAGTCTCCTTCGAAGGTCATTGTCCATGGATAGTCAAGTTCCTGTTTATTCACCTTCTGTTGACTTCAAGCCTTCACACGGATCTTCAGTGATGAATGCACAAGGGAGAACGTTAAATGTAATAGCCCAAAAGTCATCTGCAAAAGAATCTTCAGAAATGACAGCTCCTGATGACAAGGTAATGCACCCACATCGCCTTAGGTCCTTTAGTGCCTCCCAGTCAACAGACCGGGAGCTAACTTCTCCTATTAGAGAAATACGGATAAAAACTGAACCTAGCAGTCCACTTGCAGATCCTTCTGAAATAATCAGAATTACAGTGGGGGATACCTCATCACCTGCCAATAAAAGTCACTCTTTTAAAACTGAAGATGACCATAGAGATTTGAGTAGGCTTCCAGCTAAAAGAAGGTTTCAAGCAGACAGAAGGCTACCACTCAAAAAAATTAAGGTTGATGAACATGCTTCCCTTGAGTCAGAGGACAATTTTGAAGAAAACTCAAATTCTACACCCCTTGATCCTGATTTCCCAGATTCTGACACTAGCAAAGATGAGTATGGTGAATTGGAAGAAACAAGACCTAACAAAAAGTTTAAGTGCAAACACTGTCTTAAGATTTTCAGGTCAACAGCAGGTCTTCATCGTCATATCAATATGTATCATAACCCTGAAAAACCATATGCTTGTGATATCTGCCATAAGAGATTTCACACAAACTTCAAAGTTTGGACACATTGCCAGACCCAGCATGGAATTGTGAAAAACCCCTCACCTGCTTCCAGTTCACATGCTATCTTGGATGAAAAATTCCAAAGGAAATTAATTGACATAGTCAGAGAACGAGAGATTAAAAAGGCTCTGATTGTTAAACTAAGGCGTGGCAAGCCAGGTTTTCAGGGACAGGCTGCCTCACAGGCACAACAAGTCATCAAAAGAAACCTGAGGTCAAGAACCAGAGGAGCTTACATTTGCACCTACTGTGGGAAAGCATATCGCTTCCTTTCGCAGTTTAAGCAGCACATAAAAATGCACCCAGGGGAAAAATCAGTTGGCGGAAATAAGTTTCTTAAACCAAAAGAGgatacttgtattgaaagcccaATAGAAAACAAAAAAGTTTACCACTGTCGTCTTTGTAATGCTAAGCTTTCCTCTCTTATTGAACAGGGAAATCACGAGCGGCTATGCCGAAATGCAACCGTTTGTCCTTACTGCAGCCTTCGGTTTTCTTCTCTAGAGCTGAAGCATGACCACGAAGTCACGTGTGAATACAAGAAGCTCACTTGCCTTGAGTGTATGCGCACTTTTAAATCCTCCTTCAGTATTTGGCGTCATCAGGTTGAAGTCCACAATCAAAATACCATGGCTCCAACAGAGAACTTTTCTTTACCTGTTCTGGAGCATAATGGTGAAGTAAGTAGTGCTTCAAGACTTCATTCTCAGTTGGAGCCCAACAAGATGAACAACTTTGTTGCAGCCAAAGAAGACAGTGTATTCAGTGATTCCTCAGAACAAATCAACTTTGATTCTGAAGATTCCTCATGCCTCCCTGaagaccatagtctttccaagCAGTTTAAAATTCAGATTAAGGAAGAACCTGTAGATGATCTTGAGGAGGAAGGCTCTGAAGCCACCAGGGAATCAAACGAAGCAGTCACCAATAAAGATGCTGGTTTGTGGCCCTGTGAGAAATGTGGGAAGATTTTTACTGTACACAAGCAGCTAGAGCGTCACCAGGAGCTTCTGTGCTCTGTGAAACCCTTCATCTGCCATGTATGCAACAAGGCCTTCCGAACCAATTTCCGACTATGGAGCCACTTCCAGTCCCATATGGCGCATGCTGCTGAGGAGCCTGTGCATAAAGAACCCGAGATGTGCGTGCCAGCTAATTCTCCATCGCCACCACCGTTGCCCCCGCCTCCACCTCTTCCCAAAATACAGCCTTTGGAACCTGACAGCCCTACAGGCATTCCAGAAACCCCTTCAGCTACTGAGAAATTATTTGTTCCACAGGAATCGGATACGCTCTTTTATCATGCGCCGCCACTTTCAGCTATCACATTCAAAAGACAGTATATGTGCAAGCTCTGTCACAGAACATTCAAAACTGCATTTAGTCTTTGGAGTCATGAACAGACACacaactaa
- the ZBTB21 gene encoding zinc finger and BTB domain-containing protein 21 isoform X2, whose amino-acid sequence MEGLLHYINPAHAISLLSALNEERLKGQLCDVVLIVGDQKFRAHKNVLTASSEYFQTLFTKKENESQSVFQLDFCEPDTFDNVLNYIYSSSLFVEKSSLAAVQEVGYSLGISFLTNIVSKSPQVPLPACPIKKILFQEEDESSSQKRSVIVCQSKNEAQGKNVGQIPHDISHNSVPLSSVAVKTKRPHMTQSTEFLHSLSLNERRWLKDSSLRYSKSHEPSGALDDQSRAKRNTILTQKTFTNKEVVADEPGGSDQLLRGKAAEVPLKRPCLPVLSPCSSSESTFLLRETGKGAGTGEDRNLLYYSKLGLVIPSRVTGPESQSVDRSGPLVKSLLRRSLSMDSQVPVYSPSVDFKPSHGSSVMNAQGRTLNVIAQKSSAKESSEMTAPDDKGNHERLCRNATVCPYCSLRFSSLELKHDHEVTCEYKKLTCLECMRTFKSSFSIWRHQVEVHNQNTMAPTENFSLPVLEHNGEVSSASRLHSQLEPNKMNNFVAAKEDSVFSDSSEQINFDSEDSSCLPEDHSLSKQFKIQIKEEPVDDLEEEGSEATRESNEAVTNKDAGLWPCEKCGKIFTVHKQLERHQELLCSVKPFICHVCNKAFRTNFRLWSHFQSHMAHAAEEPVHKEPEMCVPANSPSPPPLPPPPPLPKIQPLEPDSPTGIPETPSATEKLFVPQESDTLFYHAPPLSAITFKRQYMCKLCHRTFKTAFSLWSHEQTHN is encoded by the exons ATGGAGGGACTCTTGCATTACATAAATCCAGCACATGCTATTTCTCTTCTAAGTGCTTTAAATGAGGAACGTCTGAAAGGGCAACTCTGTGATGTTGTTCTTATAGTGGGAGACCAAAAATTTCGAGCTCATAAAAATGTTCTGACTGCCAGTAGCGAATATTTTCAGACTCTCTTCACTAAAAAAGAAAATGAGTCTCAATCAGTGTTTCAGCTTGACTTCTGTGAACCAGATACTTTTGATAATGTATTAAACTACATTTACTCATCATCCCTGTTTGTTGAGAAAAGCAGCCTTGCTGCTGTGCAAGAAGTGGGGTACAGTCTTGGAATTTCCTTTCTTACTAACATTGTTTCTAAAAGTCCTCAAGTTCCTTTGCCTGCATGTCCTATTAAGAAAATATTGTTCCAAGAGGAAGATGAAAGCAGCTCTCAGAAAAGAAGTGTCATAGTTTGTCAGAGCAAGAATGAAGCACAGGGAAAAAATGTGGGTCAAATCCCACATGACATAAGCCATAATTCTGTACCTTTGTCTTCAGTTGCTGTCAAAACTAAGCGGCCACACATGACACAGTCAACTGAGTTTCTACATAGCCTGTCGCTAAATGAACGGAGATGGTTAAAAGACAGTTCTTTAAGATACTCCAAGTCCCATGAACCTTCAGGTGCACTGGATGACCAAAGTAGAGCTAAAAGAAACACAATATTGACTCAGAAAACTTTTACAAACAAGGAAGTGGTAGCAGATGAACCAGGAGGGAGTGATCAGCTCCTAAGAGGAAAGGCAGCAGAAGTACCCTTGAAAAGGCCATGTCTACCAGTCCTGTCTCCATGTAGCTCATCAGAATCCACATTTTTGTTGAGGGAGACAGGAAAAGGAGCTGGTACTGGGGAAGACAGGAATTTGCTGTACTATTCAAAATTAGGATTAGTCATCCCATCTAGGGTGACTGGTCCTGAAAGCCAAAGTGTTGATAGGAGTGGACCACTTGTAAAAAGTCTCCTTCGAAGGTCATTGTCCATGGATAGTCAAGTTCCTGTTTATTCACCTTCTGTTGACTTCAAGCCTTCACACGGATCTTCAGTGATGAATGCACAAGGGAGAACGTTAAATGTAATAGCCCAAAAGTCATCTGCAAAAGAATCTTCAGAAATGACAGCTCCTGATGACAAG GGAAATCACGAGCGGCTATGCCGAAATGCAACCGTTTGTCCTTACTGCAGCCTTCGGTTTTCTTCTCTAGAGCTGAAGCATGACCACGAAGTCACGTGTGAATACAAGAAGCTCACTTGCCTTGAGTGTATGCGCACTTTTAAATCCTCCTTCAGTATTTGGCGTCATCAGGTTGAAGTCCACAATCAAAATACCATGGCTCCAACAGAGAACTTTTCTTTACCTGTTCTGGAGCATAATGGTGAAGTAAGTAGTGCTTCAAGACTTCATTCTCAGTTGGAGCCCAACAAGATGAACAACTTTGTTGCAGCCAAAGAAGACAGTGTATTCAGTGATTCCTCAGAACAAATCAACTTTGATTCTGAAGATTCCTCATGCCTCCCTGaagaccatagtctttccaagCAGTTTAAAATTCAGATTAAGGAAGAACCTGTAGATGATCTTGAGGAGGAAGGCTCTGAAGCCACCAGGGAATCAAACGAAGCAGTCACCAATAAAGATGCTGGTTTGTGGCCCTGTGAGAAATGTGGGAAGATTTTTACTGTACACAAGCAGCTAGAGCGTCACCAGGAGCTTCTGTGCTCTGTGAAACCCTTCATCTGCCATGTATGCAACAAGGCCTTCCGAACCAATTTCCGACTATGGAGCCACTTCCAGTCCCATATGGCGCATGCTGCTGAGGAGCCTGTGCATAAAGAACCCGAGATGTGCGTGCCAGCTAATTCTCCATCGCCACCACCGTTGCCCCCGCCTCCACCTCTTCCCAAAATACAGCCTTTGGAACCTGACAGCCCTACAGGCATTCCAGAAACCCCTTCAGCTACTGAGAAATTATTTGTTCCACAGGAATCGGATACGCTCTTTTATCATGCGCCGCCACTTTCAGCTATCACATTCAAAAGACAGTATATGTGCAAGCTCTGTCACAGAACATTCAAAACTGCATTTAGTCTTTGGAGTCATGAACAGACACacaactaa